A region of the Primulina eburnea isolate SZY01 chromosome 7, ASM2296580v1, whole genome shotgun sequence genome:
TACACGCTTGGGGCAGGTTCTTGGAGAAGCACTGCAAGAAACTCCCCATTCGATCACGCACACCTTTCCTTTGGCGTGTTTCTAAATGGAAATCTACATGGGTTGGTGCAGAATTCTTCCAGATCAGCCATTTCAATATCATGTTTCGATCTTGAAGCTGAATCATTTGAGCCCTTTTCTCCTCCTCCATATCCGCTAAAGCTGGTATGGTTTGGGAGCTGTGATATTTTAGGCGTTTTGGATGACTGCTTGTGTATTTGTGACAGTAGCAGCTTAAAAGAAGAGGGGGGCATTGTTTTCTGGACGATGAAGGAATATGGGGTCACTGAATCATGGACGAGGCAGTTCATTTTTGTGGGAACACAGATATTTTCTTCTTTTCCGTTCGATGTTGTTTACCCCATCAGAGGTTATGAAAATGGTGACATCTTGTTTTCTAGGCAAGATCAGATGGTGTTTTATTATTACAGCAACAAGACTGAAACCAGTCATAAAGTTGATATATATTCTCAAGATTTAGATACAGGTGGTTGGATCAAAGCAACCCTCCACAATTCAAGCTTTCTTTCACTTGAAAGTTTCGATGAGGAAAATGTTCTCTCCTTTGCGGACTTGTCGGGTTGTTAACCCTTCAACAGCAGATCCAGCAGGGGTAGAGTGAGCTTTCTTTCACTCAAAAGCTTTAATTTAATTCTAGCAATTAACGGAGATTTGTCGTTGTAATTTGAGAAGCATTAGTGAGTACTTTGGCATCTATAGAACATGCATCAACGGAAAGGGTAGATTGTCAGAATAATGTTGATCTGAATATTTTGAGGAACGTTATAATTATAAACGaatgaagaatatttgaaagaattaTACGAAGTCGCAAATCTGTCGTGTACCAAATGCAGAAAATATTATATCACAACTGAACATTGGTTGGGAAGTTCAAAAATAGAATTTGCTTGGgaatcaaattaaataaataaatatatgcatgatgaaaagttatttttctatattttttaaCAAACAATAAAATCAAGGCAAAGGGTAGTGAGAGTGTGAGACCAGAACCTTTACCCAAAAACAAATGGATCTTCAACTTTGCAAACAAATAAAAACTAAAGCATGATAGCATTTGGTAAATATGTAATTCTGTGACATATGAGACTAAAAACTAACAAGGTAGTAGGAGGCTGAACATCAAAAATTTGAACCAAACTCGATAAAACTTTCAGAAACAAAAACAGAGGGATCCAGATTGTAAAAGACATAGAACTCAGTCAAACAGACTAAAGCCCAAGTCGCCATCTGACTCCTCATCGGGCTCTTCTTTCTTCTCCTCTTCTTTGGCAGATGGAGCAGAAGCAGCACCAGCATTAGACGCAGCTACCGGAGCAGCTGCAACAGCAAACTTGCTTGGATCCTACATAATTAGGATAAGACCCCATTAGAACATATCAAATACATGGACACTAactaaaaaacaaaatatcaagCCCTACCGCTAGATATTCTTTAACTTTATCAGCCTGAGGGAAGGAGTAATCAGTTTCAACAGCGATGGCCAAAACATTCTTGTAGGCGTTAATGAACATGTGTGGTGCAGCAGCGAGGGTCGGGTATGAGATCGCAAGTGACAAGGAAGTGATCATGGAAACACCCATTGCAAACTTCTCGATGAGATCATCTTCTGTCAAATCGAGCACCTCCGGGCTGAACACAGATCCATTATCATACGCAGTGGTGATAATGAGACCATATGAGAATGGCCTAATTCCAAGTTTTGCAAGCAATGCCGCTTCAGAGGAACCCACTTTATCACCCTTCTTGATAAGTTCCACGGGAGTGATAATTTCGACAGTACCTTTGTTAATCTTGGTTGGAATGTTGAGGACCTATACAGAAACAACTTTAGATACTATCTTTCTGAACATAGGAAACTGATATAACATAAAAAGTGAATAAAAAGAGACCTGGAAGAAGGAAGTTTGTGATGGATCAAGACCAGTGTTACCAGGTGGGACGACGACATCAATAGGAGCCACCAAACCAACACGAGCAGGTGCTCCAACCTGTTAAGAATCAAGCAGGCCGGCAACGTAAATTTAAAGATATGAAAAGAATTGAAAAACGGGCAAGTTATCAACATAGCATTCATGAACGCACAACTAAAGTCTGCAAATACATCTCGAAGCATCATGCATGAAGtgattttatcacaatcaaGTGTTTCCACAATATCAATAAGTTCACCCGTTGGCATAGCTGATGCATTAAAGAGTTGAATAAAGAGATTAAGAAAACATCGTAACCCAGAAATGACCATAAAGGGTTTCACCAAAAGGTGCTTTTCGAGCTACACTGATAGCATGGTTATCACATCGCCACCCAGTAAGGTGCCCTGAAATAATCAAGATAAAAAATTTCCTAAGATGATTTGCTAGCAATCCCATAGGGAGGCTGCACTTGGCTTCAAAAGGATGCAATTCAACAGTGCCGGCAAAAAGTTATCCTTAATAGAAATATTGCACTCCACAAACTAGTAGGCCTAAGTACCCAACCAACAAATGTAAACTAAAAAAATTGTTTACATTAGTTCATAGACAGCATAGAAATGTTGAACTTAAACATCATGAATCTCCAAGCTTTATACATACCAAACAACAACTAATACAAAGTACAAATATAGAGAAAACAGTAACAATTTGCTCTTGGAAAGGAAGAAATATACATGCAAGACACATAATGTGTGGCACAGAAACAgatcaataaaaaaatacacTGATCGGGACAGTGTATAACTGTACATAACAAGAATATCAATTTACCTTGTACTTGGCGACTTCCTCACTGACTTCCTTCAAGTCACCCTTAGTGAACACCAATCCAACATTTCCCTGTCCGGGCAAGAAGTCTCACACAATTAAACGCGATGTATAACGAAAAATTTCAACATCCCACGACACGGGTCTccgaaaaaataaaatcatcccACATATTCACCTACAACGAACAGAAAATCAAAAGAAGGCTCAGTTCACACTCACAACAAGGAGGGGAATGAGGTTAAGAATGGCGTTGTTTCCAGTCTTTTCCGCATGAATCCTGATGCTCCTCTTCATCATAGTGTTCTTGCCCATGAGCACCACGGAATCACCACGTAAACCCTTCCTGATGTTCTGCAGCTGATTCGACCCGACATTGTCGGCCGCCGCGATCAAAACCTGCGAGTAATCGTCGAGGAGATTGCAGAGTTTCTGGTCGTACGCGATCTTCTTGTCCGCCTTGGAAACCTTGGGCGCCATTTGTGAAAGTGACAGAAGCAACAGTGCTCCAAAACCCTATATAGAAGAAGTCCCGCGGCCACAGGCCCACAGCTGACTCATTTTAGGGtaaagaaattaattatttttaaaattaataactaaaatcatatttttatttttatttttgagcgGGTCTCATGTGAtctcacaataaaagtaatactattagcataaaaaatagtactttttcaatgatgacccaaataatagatccgtctcacaaatacaacccgtcagaccgtctcacacaaatttttgtctttattTTTATGACTGAAAaccaaattaaataatattcagGGATAAAATACTTTTGTCTATATCTTGACGTTGAAGCAATCTGGATCAAAATGGGGCAGTCTGACATATCCATCTTCTCCTCCACTTGAAAAGTTATTGAAAGcatcaaaatgagagaaaataaagGATTACTATTGAGGCATAACTGTAATAATCAGCGAGATGATCGAACCATTGCGAAAATAATAGATTGCGAAAGAACGTAGAGAGACATGTCGATCATATGAAACCAACACACCATAGTCATGAAAATCGAGTTTAACTTGAGAAGAAGTTGttagaacaattttttttattatttaatttgtcGATAACGAACAATGTTTACCCCAGCGAAAATAACACCTTGTTTCATATTGGTTTTCCTGAAGAAAAGTCGTGTCTGTTCTGAATCGAATTTTCTTTTCTATATATATGGTATCATTAGATCAAGAAGAACAATTGTTTTTTTATTGGATTCTGAGTCACCTAAAAATACAGAATATCTCCATTATATTTTTAGAGGAATTTTTCATATCTCTGTGACTAAAGTGCGTTGCAAACGTGTATTGGATTTCATTcacaaattatttatattagaAATAAATTCTAAACAGAAGTTGCTTCTGTTTAGTGTGTAGTCATAGAACAGTATGTTTCTGGTAACGAAAATAAATAGCAtgcttaataaataaataaaaaactgTCCCTGTTGTAGAAATTATGAGTGAAAGAACTTCTGGTGGATCAGTTCGAGTGGAATGATCAGGTTTCCAGTACATCCTTAATTTCCTCTCGAATTGAGGGATCAATCACAAAGAAAGTAGACCACACAAATATCATCAGAGGCATGTACATTGTCAAACTCCATTCCGTTACTGATCGATGTGTTTAGCTTCGAACA
Encoded here:
- the LOC140837420 gene encoding F-box protein At2g23160-like, which produces MSKMSKLPSILMDLPSEIIVNILSRLPSRTILSCKCVCKQWHKLLSSHEFVKFHVSVSTPEVLVLQIDPKGECLCKFVEHEDQFQRQQQGFRWNQTMKFDPKTFISSPADYRLEMKGSVDGFLCLRYSSKIDDVICVCNPITREYISLPRLTRVVEYANFTHYGFGVSSITVQYKVIYMFQKSVRKVWQCVRSENYKCEFYDYLVYTLGAGSWRSTARNSPFDHAHLSFGVFLNGNLHGLVQNSSRSAISISCFDLEAESFEPFSPPPYPLKLVWFGSCDILGVLDDCLCICDSSSLKEEGGIVFWTMKEYGVTESWTRQFIFVGTQIFSSFPFDVVYPIRGYENGDILFSRQDQMVFYYYSNKTETSHKVDIYSQDLDTGGWIKATLHNSSFLSLESFDEENVLSFADLSGC
- the LOC140837421 gene encoding large ribosomal subunit protein uL10-like; translated protein: MAPKVSKADKKIAYDQKLCNLLDDYSQVLIAAADNVGSNQLQNIRKGLRGDSVVLMGKNTMMKRSIRIHAEKTGNNAILNLIPLLVGNVGLVFTKGDLKEVSEEVAKYKVGAPARVGLVAPIDVVVPPGNTGLDPSQTSFFQVLNIPTKINKGTVEIITPVELIKKGDKVGSSEAALLAKLGIRPFSYGLIITTAYDNGSVFSPEVLDLTEDDLIEKFAMGVSMITSLSLAISYPTLAAAPHMFINAYKNVLAIAVETDYSFPQADKVKEYLADPSKFAVAAAPVAASNAGAASAPSAKEEEKKEEPDEESDGDLGFSLFD